The genomic stretch CATCATGGGATTTTAAGAAGCAGCAAGTCAGCCGAAGCAGTCAGCGAGTCAGCGAACGAGAGTCTGTATCGCTGACTGCCTCTCCGCTGCATGAGTGTGGACTTTGCGCCCGAGCGCCCCACCCTTGTCATCCTGAGCGAAGCGAAGGACGTAATCGCCCTCTTTGTCATCCTGAGCGAAGCGAAGGACCTGCTTCTCCCAGCGAAACAAAGGACCCACCCTAATCCTTCAGCGTGACGGTGATTTTGCGGGTATCGCCGCCGGTGGCTTCCAGGCGGATCTCGCCGTTGCTTCGCTTCAGCACGCTCTTGAACTTCTCTCCCCACTCCACCAGCACGATGCTGTCGGGTGTCGCGATGTCATCGAGACCCAGTGTTTCCAACTGGCGCTCGCCCTCAATGCGGTAGAGATCCAGGTGGTAAAGCAGCACCGGCTTTCCGTTGCGGGTGCCCTCAAATTCGTGGATGAGCGTGAACGTGGGGCTGGTGACCTCATCGGGGTCGGCAGCATCGAGGGCCTGGGCAATCCCTTTGACCAGCGTGGTTTTGCCGGTTCCGAGGTTGCCTCGCAGAATCAGAAACTTCGGGGGCACCAGCAATTTGGCCAGCTCGCGGCCCACCTGAATCGTCTCCGCACTGCTCGCTGACTCGAATTCGTAAACCTTGATGTCCGCCGTTTCCGCCATCGACTTCTCCACGTTCTGAGCAACTCTGCTTCTACTGCGTCCTGGTAACTGCTTCGCGACTGATCCCCTGTATCCAAACATACCCGTCTTTATCCTGAGGCCGAAAGCGAAATGCGTGAAATAGTGCTGCGATTATGTCCGTCGCCAGCAGCGTATGCTCGTCCTGTTCGCGCACGGCGAAGTCGGCGGCAAGCCCGTGGAGATAGACCGCAGTATTGACAGCGTTAGGGACGTCTTCAGGATACTGCGCGATCATCGCGGCGACAATGCCGGTGAGAACGTCTCCGCTGCCTCCCTTCGCCATTCCTGGGTTGCCGCTGGTGTTCGCGCTGATGCTCCCGTCGGGGTGCGCAACCAGGGTTCTATGCCCTTTCAGCACCAGGGTGACGGAGTGGCCCACGGCAAAATCCCGCGCCACTTCTTCACGCCGCTCCTGCACCTGGGGTATGGTCATGCCAACCAGCCGCGCCATCTCCCCCGGATGCGGAGTTAGAATCAGCGTGCGATCGCGTCCGTCCAGCAGATCCGTGTGCCCATCCGCGAATGCATTGAGCCCATCGGCGTCGATCACCATAGGCAGGCTGGTCTCGTTCAGCAAACCCATGGCGAAGTCCGCGGCCTCCTGCTCCCGTCCCAGACCGGGACCGAGGGCTACTACGGTCTTACGTTCCAGCAAGGGTTTGAGGTTGCCGGCTTCAAGGTTGCGACAGACGATTTCGCCATACTTCCCCTCGATCAACGGAGCCGTCATCAGCTCCGGAGTGACGCCCGCAACAGATGCCAGAATTGAATCGGGAATCGCCGCGGTAACCAGGCCTGCTCCGGCGCGCAACGCGGCCAGGGCGGCCATCGACGGAGCGCCCGATTTTCCCTTAGAGCCGCCAATCACCAGTACATGGCCGAAGGCTCCCTTGTTGCTCTCCACCGGGCGAGGCTGCTCGACGATCTTCTTGGAAGAGCCCGCCCAACTGAGATTGGCAGCGGACTGGATCGCATCGGACGGCGATCCAATAGCTGCGACCACGATGGGGCCACGCGTCAGATTGCCGAAAATATGTGCCGGCTTGGGTGCGGTAAAGGTGACAACCGCATCTGCGCGGAAGGCTCCCGGAGCCTGTAACAAGCGAGTATCCGCATCCCAGCCGCTCGGGAGATCGACCGCGACAACCGGAACCGCAGATGCGTTGATCATGGTGCCGACCTGGGCCGCAAGAGGTCGTAGCGGAGGCTTGAATCCGGTGCCCAGAACAGCATCTACAAACAACTGGGATTGATGAAAAAGATCCCTCACCTCGGGAGATTCAAGATCCGCCGCCTGGCGCACAACTGTCGGGGTCAGGCTCATCCGCCCCAGCATGGTACGAGCATCGCCCTTCACGTCGGCGGGATCGGCGAGCAGAAGAACCGAGACCTCGTGCCCGACACGCCGCAGCAGCCTTGCAGCAACAAAACCATCGCCGCCGTTATTGCCGCCTCCGCACAGCACAGTGATGCGCAGGTGGGCAGGATACTCACGCACAATAAACTGAGCTACTGCGGTTCCCGCATGTTCCATCAGAGTCAGCGAATCCACGCCAAACTGCTCCACCGTGCGCTGATCGGTGGAACGCATCTCGTCCGCGGTAAGGATCTTCATTGCACCTGAATGCTACCGCAAATCGCAAACATGGGGCACGCGGCGATCCGTAGACATCCGCTCCAATCAAACAACAAGGCCCTCAAATGAGGGCCTTGTTGTTACTACCTTGAGTATCACAAGCTGGATGCAAGCCAGGTGCAGAGGCTTATTGCGAAGCGCCGTTGAGTTCCTGCACTGCGGACTTCTCGGTAGCGGGGGACTTCGCAGCGAAGTAGCTGTGATCCCACAAATTACGGTAGAAATGCCCGGTAAGTTCGGCGGCCTTGGGTCCAAAGGTAGGCCGTCCGCCTTGCAGGAAGAAGACGGTGACAATGCGTCCGTATTGCGTATCCGCATAGGAGGCAAACCAGCCGTAGCGGGTGCCATTATTCGAGCAGGTTCCCGTCTTGCCCAACACCGGAAACTGGTTGAAGCTGGTCCGCAGAGAGCGGGCGGTGCCATACTGCACGGCGGCATGCATGCCATCGCTGATCTCGGGAATGATGCGCGCGATATCCAGCGTGCGCTTGACGCGCGGGTGGAAGTTGCTTACCTCTTCCGGTGAGGTGGGATGCTGCAGATAGTAGAGCGTTCCTCCGTTGGCAATGGCCGAAACCAGAGCGCCAAGTTGGAGCGGGGTCATGGAAACCCCTTCACCGAAGGAGCACATGCGGCCCACGCCGCCCTCACTGGCAGGAAGTTCCTGATCCGGATAGACACCGAGCTGTTCACCGGGAATGTTGTATCCGGCCAATTCTCCCAGGCCGAATTGATTGGCATAGTGGCGGACGCGCTCAAATCCAAGTCGGCGCCCGAGAGTCTCAAAATACAGGTTGTTCGAATGCGCCAGCGCCTGCGTCAAGTCCATGTGGTAGCTGCCGCCAAGATTCACCGGGGTGTCCTTGGTGATGATGCCTTCCTGAAGGGCCGCGAGCGCTACAGAAACCTTGATGGTCGAGCAGGGTTCGGCTCCGCTGCTGAGAGCCAGGTTCTGGTTCACCATCGCCAGGATGCGGCCCGTGTTGGGATCGATCGCGACCACGGTGCCGTTCATGTTGCCCAGCGCATCGATCGCGGCTGCACGAACCACCGGATCCTCGCCCTGTATCTGGTCGCCGTCGCTCACACCGTCTGCGAAGGAGTTGCCGGTAAACCGCTCATAGCTGCGGTGGCGGCGAATCGTGAGGCTGGCATTGCGCAGATGGGCCCGGCCGCGTCCCCTGCGGCTTGCCGCGGTACGGCTGCGGTGCTGCATATGTGCGATATTGCGCTGAACGCTGGTGGATTCCTGAATATGGGAACCCTTTGCTTTATGCGGAGAGGTGGCGTGGCGGGTATTCGCCAGCAACGCCAGCGGAGCCGCGCAGATCAGCAGTAAAAAAACCAATACGCCTATGCGTTTCATCAGTCGTCTCTTCTCCAGACGCCCAGGCACTCTGCATAAATCGTACGCACAGATACAACCGGGGAACATCCTACAAATATGGGACTCATGCCGAACCCACTTCGATTCAGCATTTAGCTTTGGAACAACACCACTCCCCATGTAAAACACTACTCCGATTGGAGTGATGCGGTCCGCAATCAAAAAGTAACTGCGGGCTGGTTACCATGTTGAGGTCGTGCTTTTACTATAACAATTCCGCGGTGACCTACAGGCCTCCGCGGCGCAGAAATGCAGGAATATCGAGGTTCTCGGCTCCCTGCTCCGAATCGGAATCACCAAAGATGCTGCGTGTCTCCCGGGGAAAGAGGTCGTGCTCTGCGGTGACGGCGGCTACCGGAATCTGGTTCTGTTCGACCGGCGCCTCAGCCCAGGGATCGGGATGCGCTTCAACATGCGGTTCCGCGAAAGGCTCGGCGATCCTCTCGGGTTGCACGGGGTGGGCCGGGGTCAAATCCTCCTCAACCAGGGGAGCCGGAGCGGCTGGCGCGGAGAATGCTTCCTCTGCGCTCGAGTGGGCCGGCTCCGCACTCACAAAGGCTGCGGAAGGCTGTGGTGCCTGTGCCGGAACAGGAGTCTCCATCCGCTGCTCCTCTTCCTCCGACATAAACCTCGCCGTGACCGGCCGTGGTTCCACCCGGACCTGCGGAACAAGCGAATGATCAGGATTCAGAGCGCCGCTAAGCAGCCGGACCCGGCGCTGCGGCATATCCTGGCGGAAGCCGGTGGCGATAACGGTGATCTTCACCTGTTCTCCCATCGACTCGTCCAGCACGGCACCGAAGATGATATTGGCTTCGTCATGCGCGGCGCTCTGGATCAGCGTGGAGGCCTCATTGACCTCGCTGAGCTTCAGGTTGCTGGAGCCGCTGATGTTGATAAGGATGCCCTTGGCGCCGTCGATCGCTCCCGCCTCCAACAGAGGCGATGCCATCGCAGCCTGGGCCGCCTCTACCGCGCGATTGCCGCCGCTAGCGATTGCCGTTCCCATCACCGCATAGCCCATGCCGGCCATGGTTGTCTTTACGTCCGCAAAGTCGCGATTGATGATGCCGGGGATAGTGATGATATCCGAGATGCCCTGCACGCCCTGGCGCAGCACATCGTCGGCGATCCGGAACGACTCAAAGAAGCCGGCGTCCTTGGCGACGACGAGCAGCTTTTCGTTGGGGATCACGATCATGGTATCGACGCTCTCGAGCAGTTCCTCCATGCCGCGTTCCGACTGGGCCATGCGGCGCTTGCCCTCAAAGAAGAACGGCCGTGTGATCACCGCCACCGTCAGCGCGCCCATTTCGCTCGCCAGCGAAGCAATGACGGGAGCCGCGCCAGTGCCTGTGCCGCCGCCGAGTCCGGCAGTCACAAAGACCATGTCCGCGCCTTCCAGCGCTTCGATGATCTTGTCGGAGTCTTCGAGCGCCGCACGCCGGCCCACATCCGGATTGGCGCCTGCGCCCAGACCGCTGGTGAGCTTCACGCCCAGTTGCAGCTTCACCGGAGCTTGCGACAACTGCAGCGCCTGCACGTCGGTGTTGGCCACGATAAACTCGACGCCCTCGACTTTGGCCGCAATCATGCGGTTGACCGCGTTGCCACCACCGCCACCCACGCCAATGACCTTGATCCTCGCTCCGCGGGGGATTTCGTCGTGATATTGAATACGAATTTCTTCTGACTGACTCATTGGCTCCAGCTCCTTCGGCTACCAGTTACTCTTTACAAACTACCAGCAAACATGGCGCGCAGCTTCGCGCGCAGGCCCTGATCTTCCGCCGCGCGCAGGATGCGGGTGCGATGGGTATACAACAGCATCCCGATAGTCGTCGCAAACTCCGGCTGCACAATCTCTTCCGGCATCTTCGATAACGGGACGGGGTAGCCCAGGCGGGCCGGCACGCGCAGCAGGCTCTCGGCTACATCCAGGAGCCCGGGGAGGCGCGATCCGCCTCCAGTAATGACGCAACCGGCGCCCATCGCTTCCAGGACGCCTCCCTGACGCAGGTTTTCGCGCAGCAGGTGGAAGAGCTCACGGGCGCGGGGCTCGAGGATCTCGCTGAGCAGGCGCTGGCGCACAATGCGCGGCGCATAGCCCTGAATTCCCTGCAATTCAATTTCTGCCTGTTGCGAGACGGAGGTGACGACCGCATTTCCGTAGCGGCACTTCAGCATCTCCGCCTCCTGCACTGGCACGTGCAGGCCAACCGCCAGATCGTTGGTGAAGTGATCTCCCCCCACCGGGATGACCGCGGTATGCGCGACCGACCCCTCAAAGAAGACCGCCAGTTCGGTCGATCCGGCGCCGATATCCATTACACACACGCCAAGCTCGCGCTCGTCGGGCGATATGGTGGCCTCGGCGGTTGCCACGGCTTCAAAGACTGTCTCCGTCACTTCGAGTCCGGCCCGGTTGGCGCAGGTGATGACGCTTTGCGACGCGCTGCCGGAGCAGGTGGAGATGTGCAGGTTCACCTCAAGCCGGTTGCCCACCATGCCGACAGGATCGTGAATCCCCGGCTGCTCATCGAGGATGAACTGCTGCGGCAGCAGGTGGAGAACTTCGCGGTCCGGCGGCAGGGAGACGGAGCGCGCGCGATCGATGGCGGCGCGCACATCCTCGCGGCTGATCTCGCGCAGGCGCGAGCCAAGGGTGATGCCGCCGCGACTGTTTACTCCGCGAACATGGGGACCGCCGATGCCGACCACGCACTGCTCTATGGTGCAGCGGGCACTGGCCTCGGCGAGATTGGCCGCCTTGGTGATGGCCTGAATCGCAGGCTGGAGTTCGGCAATGAGACCCTTTCGCATGCCGGCCGATTCCACGATGCCGTGGCCGCGGTAGCGCAAAGCGCCGTCGTTCAGGTCAGCGACCAGAACACGGATGCGGCTGCTGCCGACATCGAGCACGGTGATCAGGCTATCGGGTCGTTCACTCATCGGTGACCTGCCGGGGTTGAGGTTTTGGCATGCGCCTTCCGTGGGGCCGGCGTGCTGTGCGGCTTCACGGCCTTCCGCACGGGCTGCGCTTTCGTCTCGGGTACCTGCCGGGGAGCCGGCTGGGCATTCTTTTCCATCTCCAGGACTACCTGATGCTCATAACGCAGGTCCACCGCCGCCAGGTGGGGATACTGCTGACGCCACTCCGGCAGATGAGCCTTGTAATTCCTATATCGGCTGAGAAACTTATCTTCTCCAAAGTGGGCAAGAACATCCGAGCCGCGCTCCGGCATGAGGACCTTTACATCCTCAGGATCGGTCAGATCCACTTCGCTCAACTGCTCGGAGACCTTTTCCCCGCCCGAGTCGAGATCGGCGACAAATCGCTGGTAGAGCTTCATGCGGGCCGCACGGATAGAGAGCGGGTCGGTGGCCTCGATTCCGGTAACCACCGGGAAGGAGAAGTGTCTCGCGGCGAGGACCGAAGGCGGCATGGAGAGGAGCACTCCGTTGCGATCCACCAGGCCGATGCCATTGCCGTGGCGCACGAAGGCGATGGGGGTACGCTCGACGATGGAGATACGCAGTTGATTGGGCAGCAGGCGCATCACCGTGGCGTGCTCTACCCAGGGCAGGCGTTCGAGATCAGCCCGCCGTTCCGCCATGGGGATAAAAAAGACATTCCGCCCAATATCGCTGCCAAAGACGGAAAGCAGTTCCGCACGCGTCACTTCGCTGTTCCCCAGGATCTGAATGTTGGAGGCGCTATCGATGCGGAAGCGCGGGTCGTGCCGGAAAAAGTCGCGCACGGCGAGTCCAAGCATGACGAGCAGCACCAGACCGGCGATGACCGCGAAACCAACCGCAATCCGGGCGATCCGATTTTTGGGCAGCAGGCCCCGGCGCACAGGCACACGCCTGCGCGAGCGGAGAAACGATTCTCCGGGGTCCGTCTCCACCTCATCAATGGGCAGAGGAAGCTCAGGCCGCGGTCGGGACGAAGCTGCTGCCGGACGATAGAACGAGTCCAGCGGCTCGTCTTCCGCGAGCGCCGATGCACGGCTTGTATATCCTTCGATTTTTGCCACGCCCTGAGCAAGGTCGTGAGAGTCGCCAGTCCCGAATATAACGCGGGGTGTGGGGCTTCTTCACGTTGAATTTCAGTGGCGAACCTCGGAGGGTATCTCCGGTGACAGCAGGGAGTCATCAGGAATCAATGCCAGAAGCAGGGGGATGGCTGCGCGTCCTGGCTCCCTCCCGGACGAGATCGCGGCAGTTGCCCCGGGCACGCAGACCTTATTCTACCAGCGCTATGCGGGCTTTGTTTTACCAGCGCTATGCGGGCTTTGTTTTACCAGCGCTATGCAGGCTTTGTTTTACCAGCGCGCCGCGCAAACCTTATTTCTGTCCGAGAGCTTTCCCCGCCGGAGCCGGCTGGAGGGCGTCGAGAACCTTCGCGCCCAGTTGGGAGACACTCCCCGCGCCGAGGGTAAGAATCACGTCGCCCTCCGTTGCCTGGGAGACGACGCGGCTCACCGCCTCATCGAAGGATGGAGCGTACTGGACCGATGGGCGGCCGATGGCCTTGACCAGCGCCGGCGCATCCACTCCGGCAATCGGTTCTTCGCTGGCGGCGTAGATATCGAGTATCTGCACGCTGTCCGCATCGTCGAACGCCGAGGCAAACTGAGGCATCAGGTCGCGGGTCCGGGTAAAGCGGTGCGGCTGGAAGAGAACGTAGATTCGCTTGTAGCCGCATTCGCGCGCTGCGGCAAGCGTGGCGCGGATCTCGGTGGGATGATGCCCGTAGTCGTCGATCACGGTGACTCCGCGAACCGAGCCCTTCCACTGGAAGCGGC from Acidisarcina sp. encodes the following:
- a CDS encoding penicillin-binding transpeptidase domain-containing protein, with amino-acid sequence MKRIGVLVFLLLICAAPLALLANTRHATSPHKAKGSHIQESTSVQRNIAHMQHRSRTAASRRGRGRAHLRNASLTIRRHRSYERFTGNSFADGVSDGDQIQGEDPVVRAAAIDALGNMNGTVVAIDPNTGRILAMVNQNLALSSGAEPCSTIKVSVALAALQEGIITKDTPVNLGGSYHMDLTQALAHSNNLYFETLGRRLGFERVRHYANQFGLGELAGYNIPGEQLGVYPDQELPASEGGVGRMCSFGEGVSMTPLQLGALVSAIANGGTLYYLQHPTSPEEVSNFHPRVKRTLDIARIIPEISDGMHAAVQYGTARSLRTSFNQFPVLGKTGTCSNNGTRYGWFASYADTQYGRIVTVFFLQGGRPTFGPKAAELTGHFYRNLWDHSYFAAKSPATEKSAVQELNGASQ
- a CDS encoding FtsQ-type POTRA domain-containing protein; protein product: MAKIEGYTSRASALAEDEPLDSFYRPAAASSRPRPELPLPIDEVETDPGESFLRSRRRVPVRRGLLPKNRIARIAVGFAVIAGLVLLVMLGLAVRDFFRHDPRFRIDSASNIQILGNSEVTRAELLSVFGSDIGRNVFFIPMAERRADLERLPWVEHATVMRLLPNQLRISIVERTPIAFVRHGNGIGLVDRNGVLLSMPPSVLAARHFSFPVVTGIEATDPLSIRAARMKLYQRFVADLDSGGEKVSEQLSEVDLTDPEDVKVLMPERGSDVLAHFGEDKFLSRYRNYKAHLPEWRQQYPHLAAVDLRYEHQVVLEMEKNAQPAPRQVPETKAQPVRKAVKPHSTPAPRKAHAKTSTPAGHR
- the ftsA gene encoding cell division protein FtsA, which codes for MSERPDSLITVLDVGSSRIRVLVADLNDGALRYRGHGIVESAGMRKGLIAELQPAIQAITKAANLAEASARCTIEQCVVGIGGPHVRGVNSRGGITLGSRLREISREDVRAAIDRARSVSLPPDREVLHLLPQQFILDEQPGIHDPVGMVGNRLEVNLHISTCSGSASQSVITCANRAGLEVTETVFEAVATAEATISPDERELGVCVMDIGAGSTELAVFFEGSVAHTAVIPVGGDHFTNDLAVGLHVPVQEAEMLKCRYGNAVVTSVSQQAEIELQGIQGYAPRIVRQRLLSEILEPRARELFHLLRENLRQGGVLEAMGAGCVITGGGSRLPGLLDVAESLLRVPARLGYPVPLSKMPEEIVQPEFATTIGMLLYTHRTRILRAAEDQGLRAKLRAMFAGSL
- a CDS encoding NAD(P)H-hydrate dehydratase: MKILTADEMRSTDQRTVEQFGVDSLTLMEHAGTAVAQFIVREYPAHLRITVLCGGGNNGGDGFVAARLLRRVGHEVSVLLLADPADVKGDARTMLGRMSLTPTVVRQAADLESPEVRDLFHQSQLFVDAVLGTGFKPPLRPLAAQVGTMINASAVPVVAVDLPSGWDADTRLLQAPGAFRADAVVTFTAPKPAHIFGNLTRGPIVVAAIGSPSDAIQSAANLSWAGSSKKIVEQPRPVESNKGAFGHVLVIGGSKGKSGAPSMAALAALRAGAGLVTAAIPDSILASVAGVTPELMTAPLIEGKYGEIVCRNLEAGNLKPLLERKTVVALGPGLGREQEAADFAMGLLNETSLPMVIDADGLNAFADGHTDLLDGRDRTLILTPHPGEMARLVGMTIPQVQERREEVARDFAVGHSVTLVLKGHRTLVAHPDGSISANTSGNPGMAKGGSGDVLTGIVAAMIAQYPEDVPNAVNTAVYLHGLAADFAVREQDEHTLLATDIIAALFHAFRFRPQDKDGYVWIQGISREAVTRTQ
- the tsaE gene encoding tRNA (adenosine(37)-N6)-threonylcarbamoyltransferase complex ATPase subunit type 1 TsaE, translating into MAETADIKVYEFESASSAETIQVGRELAKLLVPPKFLILRGNLGTGKTTLVKGIAQALDAADPDEVTSPTFTLIHEFEGTRNGKPVLLYHLDLYRIEGERQLETLGLDDIATPDSIVLVEWGEKFKSVLKRSNGEIRLEATGGDTRKITVTLKD
- the ftsZ gene encoding cell division protein FtsZ; amino-acid sequence: MSQSEEIRIQYHDEIPRGARIKVIGVGGGGGNAVNRMIAAKVEGVEFIVANTDVQALQLSQAPVKLQLGVKLTSGLGAGANPDVGRRAALEDSDKIIEALEGADMVFVTAGLGGGTGTGAAPVIASLASEMGALTVAVITRPFFFEGKRRMAQSERGMEELLESVDTMIVIPNEKLLVVAKDAGFFESFRIADDVLRQGVQGISDIITIPGIINRDFADVKTTMAGMGYAVMGTAIASGGNRAVEAAQAAMASPLLEAGAIDGAKGILINISGSSNLKLSEVNEASTLIQSAAHDEANIIFGAVLDESMGEQVKITVIATGFRQDMPQRRVRLLSGALNPDHSLVPQVRVEPRPVTARFMSEEEEQRMETPVPAQAPQPSAAFVSAEPAHSSAEEAFSAPAAPAPLVEEDLTPAHPVQPERIAEPFAEPHVEAHPDPWAEAPVEQNQIPVAAVTAEHDLFPRETRSIFGDSDSEQGAENLDIPAFLRRGGL